A window of the Pseudomonadales bacterium genome harbors these coding sequences:
- a CDS encoding MBL fold metallo-hydrolase, which yields MSNENRGLFTLDAAQSYLAAEPTLDVTQLSNRLWSVSDGQCRTIFVEGETSVIAFDTLGTPGKARAYKRAIENTLPGKSISTIIYSHDHLDHAGFAADLAPDAKIIADEICAKVIKVRGAEGQLTPNTVLTGHENQLSIDGVDLTLLNPGPTHGSGNLTAYFPEEKLLFSSDTILGNAKYGFMPDYHIANFVQYMRGFLVLDWQVFVPGRYQITDRAGFEQGCDFIEAVQIECQNAFQEFVPIWAFQPMEGYVGGKLRQRFGNMEGFEDHIGMIALRIVHHYLMGGYGLEDTPNPGVLLADEVTL from the coding sequence ATGAGCAATGAAAATCGAGGTTTGTTTACACTTGACGCAGCGCAAAGCTACTTAGCCGCTGAGCCGACCCTGGACGTCACGCAATTGTCGAATCGGCTGTGGAGCGTCAGTGATGGTCAATGTCGTACGATTTTTGTTGAGGGCGAAACCAGCGTGATCGCTTTTGACACCCTCGGTACACCGGGTAAGGCACGAGCCTACAAAAGAGCGATAGAAAATACCCTGCCGGGCAAATCGATTAGCACCATTATCTATAGTCACGATCATCTCGACCACGCAGGTTTCGCCGCCGATCTTGCGCCGGACGCAAAAATTATCGCTGACGAAATTTGTGCCAAAGTCATCAAGGTAAGAGGAGCGGAAGGCCAGTTGACTCCGAATACAGTGCTTACTGGGCATGAAAACCAGCTCAGTATTGATGGCGTGGATTTGACCTTATTGAATCCAGGGCCGACGCATGGTTCGGGTAATCTGACGGCGTATTTTCCCGAGGAGAAGCTGCTGTTCTCCTCAGACACGATTCTGGGTAACGCCAAATACGGGTTTATGCCGGATTACCACATTGCGAACTTTGTGCAATATATGCGTGGATTTTTAGTCCTGGACTGGCAGGTTTTCGTTCCAGGACGTTATCAAATAACTGATCGCGCTGGCTTTGAACAAGGTTGTGATTTTATCGAAGCGGTGCAAATAGAATGTCAAAACGCTTTCCAAGAATTTGTACCGATTTGGGCGTTTCAACCGATGGAAGGCTACGTTGGCGGAAAGCTTCGTCAACGATTTGGAAATATGGAGGGTTTTGAAGACCATATTGGTATGATTGCCCTGCGTATAGTCCACCACTACCTGATGGGTGGTTAT
- a CDS encoding MBL fold metallo-hydrolase, whose protein sequence is MTTASPAQDRPCEHCGIFTIGNLAAQGAWRDITYSPVRDNIWTASEGIYRTIFLEGEKGCIAFDTLTTPGTARAYGAAVGRVFPKKPIHTIVYSHEHLDHCGYAADLAPTADIIAHSYANRVIVARESDGQLPATEVWEGERKSYHMDGCYFELIYPGPTHGDGNVAAYFPQSKVLFMVDTVAAGVGYTYLMDWHLTHYIPVMKRFLSLDWDIFVPGHFWVLNRLQFIEILDFWEHLFEFGQQAIIDGLDPHDWKGLNRYTDEKLGPHYRNQFRYYEYAAMNLSRYMQEYLSGGWGIEGNLKPVTTAL, encoded by the coding sequence TTGACGACAGCATCCCCAGCACAAGATCGACCTTGCGAACACTGTGGTATTTTCACGATTGGTAATCTAGCGGCGCAGGGCGCATGGCGGGATATTACCTATTCCCCTGTCAGGGACAATATTTGGACCGCTAGCGAAGGCATTTACCGTACGATTTTTCTTGAGGGCGAAAAGGGCTGTATCGCCTTTGATACCTTAACAACTCCGGGTACTGCGAGAGCCTATGGCGCCGCAGTTGGTCGAGTCTTTCCGAAAAAGCCTATTCATACCATTGTTTATTCCCATGAGCATTTGGATCATTGCGGCTATGCCGCTGATTTAGCACCCACAGCCGATATTATTGCGCACAGTTATGCTAACCGAGTGATTGTGGCGCGCGAGTCTGACGGCCAGTTGCCCGCGACCGAAGTGTGGGAGGGGGAGCGCAAGTCCTATCATATGGATGGCTGTTATTTTGAGCTGATTTACCCTGGCCCAACTCACGGTGATGGCAATGTTGCCGCTTATTTCCCACAGAGTAAGGTGCTGTTTATGGTGGATACGGTGGCAGCAGGAGTGGGTTATACCTATTTGATGGACTGGCATTTAACTCACTATATACCGGTGATGAAGCGCTTCCTCAGCTTAGATTGGGATATTTTCGTACCCGGTCATTTTTGGGTGCTTAACCGACTGCAATTTATTGAGATACTGGACTTTTGGGAGCATCTTTTCGAATTTGGGCAGCAGGCAATTATTGACGGCCTTGACCCTCACGATTGGAAGGGGCTGAATCGTTATACTGATGAAAAGTTAGGTCCCCATTATCGTAATCAGTTTCGCTACTACGAATACGCGGCAATGAACTTATCGCGGTATATGCAAGAGTACCTAAGTGGCGGTTGGGGCATTGAAGGAAATCTCAAACCCGTCACGACAGCGTTATAG